One window from the genome of Fulvivirga lutea encodes:
- the rplL gene encoding 50S ribosomal protein L7/L12, with protein sequence MADVKALGDQLVELTVKEVNELAEYLKETHGIEPAAAAAVAVAGPAGGGEAGGGAEEKSDFDVILKSAGGAKLAIVKLVKELTGLGLKEAKELVDGAPKAIKEGVAKDEAEGLKKQLEEAGAEVELK encoded by the coding sequence ATGGCAGACGTTAAAGCACTAGGAGATCAACTGGTAGAATTAACAGTTAAAGAAGTAAACGAACTAGCAGAGTATCTTAAAGAAACTCATGGCATCGAGCCTGCAGCTGCAGCAGCAGTAGCAGTAGCTGGTCCTGCTGGTGGTGGCGAAGCTGGTGGCGGAGCTGAGGAGAAATCTGATTTTGATGTAATCCTTAAGTCAGCTGGTGGAGCTAAACTTGCTATCGTAAAATTAGTTAAAGAATTAACTGGTTTAGGTCTTAAAGAGGCTAAAGAACTAGTTGATGGTGCTCCTAAAGCAATCAAAGAAGGTGTAGCTAAAGACGAAGCTGAAGGCCTAAAGAAGCAGCTTGAAGAAGCTGGGGCTGAAGTTGAGTTGAAGTAA
- the rplJ gene encoding 50S ribosomal protein L10, giving the protein MTREEKANIIEELKDKFSNNAHYYITDASGMSVAQVNNFRRLCFSKGVEYRVVKNTLIKKALDALNSDHAEIDDKLKGFSGVIFSSEVANAPAKVITEFRKKSALSKPLLKAASIDSDFFLGEENLKMLADLKSKNELIGEVVALLQSPAKNVVSALQSGKNTLGGLIKTLSEREN; this is encoded by the coding sequence ATGACTAGAGAAGAAAAAGCAAACATTATTGAGGAACTTAAAGATAAGTTCAGCAACAATGCGCATTACTATATCACTGATGCTTCAGGTATGTCAGTAGCACAAGTAAACAACTTTAGAAGATTATGCTTCAGTAAAGGTGTTGAATACAGAGTGGTTAAAAACACTTTGATTAAAAAAGCTCTTGACGCACTGAATTCGGATCATGCAGAAATTGATGATAAGCTGAAAGGATTTTCAGGTGTTATCTTTTCATCAGAAGTTGCCAATGCTCCAGCAAAAGTGATCACAGAGTTTAGAAAGAAATCAGCATTATCAAAGCCTTTGTTAAAGGCAGCTTCAATTGATAGTGATTTCTTCCTAGGTGAAGAAAACCTTAAAATGTTAGCCGATCTTAAATCTAAGAACGAGCTTATTGGAGAGGTTGTTGCATTGCTGCAATCACCTGCTAAGAATGTTGTTTCTGCTCTACAAAGTGGAAAGAATACATTGGGTGGGTTGATTAAAACTTTATCTGAAAGAGAAAATTAA
- the rplA gene encoding 50S ribosomal protein L1 has protein sequence MGKLTKNQKAIADKLEPNKEYSLEDASQLVKDVTFTKFDASIDLDIRLGVDPKKADQMVRGVVTLPHGTGKDLKVLVLCTPDKEQEAKDAGADYVGLDEFIKKIEGGWTDVDVIITMPTVMAKVGRLGKVLGPRGLMPNPKSGTVTLEVGKAVTDIKAGKIDFKVDKFGIIHVSVGKASFTPEKIKDNVREMLQTVSKLKPASAKGTYFKSINISSTMSPSITIDKSTISGLQ, from the coding sequence ATGGGAAAGTTGACAAAAAATCAAAAAGCAATAGCTGATAAATTAGAGCCTAACAAAGAATATTCTTTGGAAGATGCTTCTCAATTAGTAAAGGATGTAACCTTTACAAAGTTTGACGCTTCTATCGATTTAGATATTAGATTAGGAGTTGATCCTAAAAAAGCTGACCAAATGGTAAGAGGTGTTGTTACCCTACCGCACGGTACAGGAAAGGATTTGAAAGTATTAGTACTTTGCACGCCTGACAAAGAGCAGGAAGCAAAAGATGCTGGTGCTGACTATGTAGGTCTTGATGAATTCATTAAAAAGATTGAAGGTGGATGGACAGACGTAGATGTAATTATTACTATGCCAACAGTAATGGCCAAAGTTGGTCGTTTAGGTAAAGTATTAGGCCCAAGAGGTTTAATGCCGAACCCTAAGTCAGGAACTGTAACCCTAGAAGTAGGTAAAGCAGTAACTGATATTAAGGCTGGTAAAATTGATTTTAAGGTAGATAAATTCGGCATTATTCACGTGAGTGTGGGTAAGGCTTCATTTACTCCTGAAAAAATCAAAGACAACGTAAGAGAAATGTTACAAACGGTTTCAAAATTGAAACCAGCTTCCGCGAAAGGTACATATTTTAAGAGTATTAATATCTCTTCTACTATGAGCCCTTCGATTACAATAGATAAAAGTACAATTTCAGGACTACAGTAA
- the rplK gene encoding 50S ribosomal protein L11 — MAKEISGYLKLQIRGGAANPSPPVGPALGSKGLNIMDFCKQFNARTQEKQGQVLPVLITIYTDKSFDFVIKTPPAAVLILDAAKKKSGSAEPNRNKVGSISWDQVKTIAETKMPDLNAFEVNSAMKMVAGTARSMGIRVTGTAPWS, encoded by the coding sequence ATGGCTAAGGAAATTAGTGGATACTTGAAATTGCAGATTAGAGGTGGTGCAGCAAATCCATCTCCACCAGTAGGACCAGCTTTAGGCAGTAAGGGTCTGAATATCATGGACTTCTGCAAGCAATTCAATGCAAGAACTCAGGAGAAACAAGGTCAGGTTTTGCCTGTATTAATTACAATTTATACAGATAAGTCTTTTGACTTTGTAATAAAAACTCCTCCAGCGGCAGTTTTAATATTAGATGCTGCTAAGAAGAAGAGTGGTTCTGCAGAGCCTAATAGAAATAAGGTAGGAAGCATCTCTTGGGATCAGGTAAAAACAATTGCCGAAACTAAGATGCCAGACCTTAACGCTTTCGAAGTAAACTCAGCTATGAAAATGGTGGCTGGTACTGCTAGAAGCATGGGAATAAGAGTAACTGGAACAGCTCCCTGGAGTTAA
- the nusG gene encoding transcription termination/antitermination protein NusG encodes MSELNWYVVRVVSGQEKKVKAYLETEIEREGLQDFVPQVLIPSEKVYEMRNGKKRVRERNFFPGYVIVSADLSNGEANHVVTSIPGVIGFLGNNGTGQSKEPVPLRQSEINRILGKVDEVDEFEEKLETPYIVGESVKVMDGPFSGFTGTVEEVFEERKKLNVMVKIFGRNTPVELNYMQVEKLD; translated from the coding sequence ATGAGCGAATTAAATTGGTACGTAGTACGAGTAGTTAGCGGTCAGGAGAAAAAAGTTAAGGCTTACCTCGAAACTGAAATAGAGAGAGAGGGTCTTCAGGATTTCGTTCCTCAAGTACTTATACCTTCAGAGAAGGTGTACGAAATGAGAAATGGAAAGAAGAGAGTTCGTGAAAGAAATTTCTTCCCTGGTTATGTGATAGTGTCTGCTGATTTATCTAATGGAGAAGCAAACCACGTAGTAACTAGTATTCCTGGAGTAATTGGTTTCCTTGGTAACAATGGAACGGGGCAATCAAAAGAGCCGGTGCCATTGAGACAGTCTGAGATTAATAGAATCTTAGGTAAAGTTGATGAGGTAGATGAATTTGAAGAAAAACTAGAGACTCCATATATAGTTGGTGAATCTGTAAAAGTAATGGACGGACCATTCTCAGGATTTACAGGAACTGTTGAGGAGGTATTCGAAGAGCGTAAAAAGCTCAACGTAATGGTGAAAATATTTGGCAGGAACACTCCTGTTGAACTAAACTATATGCAAGTAGAAAAATTAGATTAA
- the secE gene encoding preprotein translocase subunit SecE, with the protein MQKLKTFILESYDEMKNKVSWPKYSQLQNQSILVLIASLIFALFIGLIDFVFESGMDWIYTEFK; encoded by the coding sequence ATGCAAAAGTTAAAGACATTTATTCTTGAGTCGTACGATGAGATGAAAAACAAAGTCTCATGGCCGAAGTACAGTCAATTACAAAACCAGTCAATATTAGTATTGATTGCCTCTTTAATTTTTGCCCTATTTATAGGTCTTATCGATTTCGTTTTTGAAAGCGGTATGGATTGGATATACACTGAATTTAAATAA
- the tuf gene encoding elongation factor Tu, whose protein sequence is MAKETFDRSKPHLNIGTIGHVDHGKTTLTAAISKVLAEKGFAELRDFSSIDNAPEEKERGITINTSHVEYQTANRHYAHVDCPGHADYVKNMVTGAAQMDGAILVVAATDGPMPQTREHILLARQVGVPALVVFMNKVDLVDDAELLELVEMEVRELLSAYDFDGDNIPVIQGSALGALNGEAEWVAKVDELMDAVDNHIPLPERLVDKDFLMPVEDVFSITGRGTVATGRIERGVINSGDPVDILGMGAEGLKSTITGVEMFRKILDRGEAGDNVGLLLRGIEKDQIKRGMVICKPGSVTPHQKFKAEVYVLSKEEGGRHTPFFNKYRPQFYLRTTDVTGEIFLPSGVEMVMPGDNISIEVNLINKVAMEKGLRFAIREGGRTVGSGQVTEILD, encoded by the coding sequence ATGGCTAAAGAAACTTTTGACCGTTCCAAACCCCACTTGAATATTGGAACAATTGGTCACGTGGATCACGGTAAAACAACGTTAACAGCAGCTATCTCTAAAGTATTAGCAGAAAAAGGTTTTGCTGAATTGAGAGACTTCTCTTCAATTGACAACGCTCCAGAAGAAAAAGAAAGAGGTATTACAATTAATACTTCACACGTAGAATATCAAACAGCAAACAGACACTATGCTCACGTTGACTGTCCAGGTCACGCTGACTACGTTAAGAACATGGTAACTGGTGCTGCTCAAATGGACGGAGCTATCCTTGTTGTTGCTGCAACTGATGGTCCTATGCCACAAACAAGAGAGCATATCCTTTTAGCTCGTCAGGTAGGTGTACCTGCATTGGTAGTTTTCATGAACAAAGTTGACTTAGTAGATGATGCTGAGCTTTTAGAGCTAGTTGAGATGGAAGTTAGAGAGCTTCTTTCTGCTTACGACTTTGATGGTGATAACATTCCTGTTATCCAAGGATCTGCTTTAGGTGCACTTAACGGTGAAGCTGAGTGGGTTGCTAAAGTTGACGAATTAATGGATGCGGTAGATAACCACATTCCACTTCCAGAGCGTCTTGTTGACAAAGATTTCTTAATGCCTGTGGAAGATGTATTCTCTATTACTGGTAGAGGTACTGTTGCTACTGGTAGAATCGAAAGAGGTGTAATCAACTCTGGAGATCCTGTTGATATCTTAGGTATGGGTGCTGAAGGACTTAAGTCTACAATCACTGGTGTTGAGATGTTTAGAAAAATATTAGACAGAGGTGAAGCTGGTGATAACGTAGGTCTACTTTTAAGAGGTATTGAAAAAGACCAAATTAAAAGAGGTATGGTTATCTGTAAGCCAGGTTCTGTAACTCCTCACCAGAAGTTCAAAGCTGAGGTTTACGTACTTTCTAAAGAAGAAGGTGGACGTCACACTCCATTCTTCAACAAATACCGTCCTCAGTTCTACTTAAGAACTACTGACGTAACAGGTGAAATCTTCCTTCCATCAGGTGTGGAAATGGTTATGCCTGGAGATAACATCTCTATCGAAGTTAACTTGATTAACAAAGTAGCGATGGAAAAAGGACTTCGTTTCGCTATCAGAGAAGGTGGTAGAACTGTAGGTTCTGGTCAGGTTACTGAAATCTTAGACTAA
- a CDS encoding DUF721 domain-containing protein, whose product MTQKYKHPRKSSTSTVGEALGDMLKQYHLNDRFDQNRLLSSWEKMMGNTIANRTTKIFIKNKVLFVELNSAPLKNELNLSKDKIKSIVEKEIGVGVINEIIIM is encoded by the coding sequence ATGACTCAGAAATATAAGCATCCGCGTAAATCAAGTACATCAACAGTAGGAGAGGCTCTGGGTGATATGTTAAAGCAATATCATTTAAATGATCGCTTCGATCAAAACAGGCTTTTAAGTTCTTGGGAAAAGATGATGGGTAACACGATAGCTAATAGAACTACTAAGATTTTTATTAAAAATAAGGTGTTATTCGTAGAGCTTAATTCAGCACCACTAAAGAACGAGTTAAACTTGTCTAAAGACAAGATCAAATCAATCGTAGAGAAGGAAATAGGTGTTGGTGTAATTAACGAGATTATAATCATGTAG
- a CDS encoding 2TM domain-containing protein encodes MSYFVINLPLMIYIFMDIGSRWWIFLVAIAWSLVLIYHSLRVYGTDPLRIKNKGLRLLFSYLLKLTGV; translated from the coding sequence ATGTCATATTTCGTGATTAACCTTCCTTTGATGATTTACATTTTCATGGATATTGGGAGTAGGTGGTGGATTTTTTTGGTTGCCATTGCTTGGTCATTGGTATTGATCTACCACAGTCTAAGAGTTTATGGAACAGATCCTCTAAGAATTAAAAATAAGGGCCTTCGTCTGTTGTTTTCCTATCTTCTGAAATTGACAGGAGTTTAG
- the recF gene encoding DNA replication/repair protein RecF (All proteins in this family for which functions are known are DNA-binding proteins that assist the filamentation of RecA onto DNA for the initiation of recombination or recombinational repair.) — protein sequence MHIEKLGLINFKNYESLSLTFSDKLNCIVGKNGSGKTNILDAIYFLSMTKSAHNPMDNQNIKFDQEYFSIKATFVNSKATDTVVCYFKEGEKKSFKINKEDYSKLSEHIGRFPVVLITPYDSDIIRESSEIRRKFFDSIICQLDHDYMINLVRYNKNLKQRNSALKSFSKAGKVNYDLLENYNHVLLDLGLKIFKKRKSFIDTNLNSFYEYYAFISGENEKVEIVYGSQFDVADVGKKLNDYVKKDIVTERSNFGIHKDDFHFYIEQNQLKKYGSQGQQKSFSIALKLMQFKALEMGLKLKPILLLDDIFDKLDSTRINKLLSMIKEGKFHQVFITDAIIDRTESLLKEFELEPNIYLVDNSKVELKE from the coding sequence ATGCACATTGAAAAGTTAGGTTTGATTAACTTCAAGAACTACGAGAGTCTGTCATTAACTTTTTCAGATAAGCTTAACTGCATTGTGGGTAAAAATGGAAGCGGGAAAACTAATATTCTGGATGCCATTTATTTTTTGTCGATGACAAAAAGCGCTCACAATCCTATGGATAATCAAAATATAAAATTTGATCAGGAGTACTTTAGTATCAAAGCTACTTTTGTGAATTCAAAGGCAACAGATACTGTAGTCTGTTATTTTAAGGAAGGAGAGAAAAAGTCTTTTAAAATTAATAAAGAAGATTACTCCAAATTATCGGAACATATTGGTCGTTTTCCAGTAGTGCTTATCACTCCCTACGATTCGGATATAATTAGAGAAAGCAGCGAAATCAGACGCAAGTTTTTTGATTCAATTATCTGCCAGCTCGATCATGATTATATGATTAATCTGGTTAGGTACAATAAGAACTTGAAACAGAGAAATAGTGCGCTTAAGAGCTTCTCCAAAGCTGGAAAAGTTAATTACGACCTTTTAGAGAATTATAATCATGTACTTCTCGATCTTGGACTTAAGATATTCAAAAAGCGAAAATCATTTATTGATACCAATTTGAATAGCTTTTATGAATACTATGCTTTCATTAGTGGTGAAAATGAGAAGGTAGAAATAGTTTATGGTTCTCAGTTCGATGTGGCTGATGTAGGTAAAAAATTAAATGATTACGTTAAAAAAGATATCGTTACTGAACGATCTAACTTTGGCATTCATAAAGATGACTTTCATTTTTATATTGAACAGAATCAATTAAAGAAATATGGGTCGCAAGGTCAGCAAAAATCTTTTTCTATTGCTTTAAAGTTAATGCAATTCAAAGCACTTGAAATGGGCTTGAAATTAAAACCTATTCTTTTATTAGATGATATATTCGATAAGCTAGACTCAACAAGAATAAATAAGCTTTTGTCAATGATTAAAGAAGGTAAATTTCATCAGGTTTTTATTACAGATGCGATAATTGATAGAACAGAAAGTTTGCTGAAGGAGTTTGAATTAGAACCGAACATTTATCTGGTTGATAACTCAAAGGTTGAATTAAAGGAATAA
- the pdhA gene encoding pyruvate dehydrogenase (acetyl-transferring) E1 component subunit alpha encodes MAATTKGKSKSTSKSFSKETYLTWFESMLLMRKFEEKAGQLYGQQKIKGFCHLYIGQEACVAGAVSALEEGDKYITAYRDHAHPIALGSDPRKIMAELFAKETGISKGKGGSMHMFDKEHHFFGGHGIVGGQVPLGAGIGFAEKYNKSGKLCICYMGDGAVRQGAFHEALTIAMTWKLPVIFVIENNGYAMGTSVSRTSNVTELYTLAEAYDMPSEPVDAMIVEDVHKAVEKAAKRARKGDGPSLLEFKTYRYKGHSMSDPAKYRTKDEVEEYKAKDPIEQVRATLLKKKYASEKDIEKIEEKIKEQVAECVKFAEESPFPDPSEAFKDVYAQHDYPYIKG; translated from the coding sequence ATGGCAGCTACAACAAAAGGAAAGTCGAAATCTACTTCAAAGAGTTTTTCTAAAGAAACATACCTTACCTGGTTTGAGAGTATGTTGTTAATGAGAAAGTTTGAAGAGAAAGCGGGGCAGCTTTACGGTCAGCAAAAAATCAAGGGGTTTTGCCATCTGTATATTGGGCAGGAGGCTTGTGTTGCCGGGGCAGTATCTGCGTTAGAAGAAGGAGATAAATACATTACTGCATATAGAGATCATGCACACCCTATCGCTCTAGGGTCCGACCCAAGAAAGATAATGGCTGAGCTTTTTGCAAAAGAGACAGGAATATCCAAAGGTAAGGGCGGATCAATGCACATGTTTGACAAAGAACACCATTTCTTTGGTGGACATGGAATTGTAGGTGGACAAGTTCCACTTGGAGCGGGCATCGGTTTTGCTGAAAAATATAATAAATCCGGAAAACTATGTATCTGTTATATGGGAGATGGTGCGGTACGTCAAGGTGCTTTTCATGAAGCATTAACGATTGCCATGACCTGGAAACTACCTGTGATATTTGTTATCGAAAATAACGGTTACGCAATGGGTACTTCAGTTTCAAGAACATCAAATGTTACTGAGCTTTATACTTTGGCTGAAGCTTATGATATGCCATCGGAGCCTGTTGATGCCATGATAGTTGAGGACGTACATAAAGCAGTAGAAAAAGCAGCGAAAAGGGCTAGAAAAGGTGATGGGCCTTCATTATTAGAGTTTAAAACATATAGATACAAAGGGCACTCCATGTCTGATCCTGCTAAGTACAGAACAAAAGACGAAGTAGAAGAATACAAAGCGAAAGACCCAATAGAGCAAGTGAGAGCTACTTTGTTGAAAAAGAAATATGCTTCTGAAAAGGATATCGAGAAAATCGAAGAAAAGATAAAAGAGCAAGTTGCTGAATGTGTGAAATTTGCTGAAGAATCTCCATTCCCTGATCCGAGTGAGGCTTTTAAGGATGTTTATGCTCAACATGATTATCCTTACATTAAAGGATAA
- a CDS encoding tetratricopeptide repeat protein translates to MAKGNKQKEQEHHNDLLENPEALADQLSKTEQFVENNKTLVLGIGILLLLLVGGYFGFETYKKSQNEKAQNEMFQAIYYFESDSLDLALNGDGINLGFKDIIDEYSITSAANLANFYAGAAYLKQGDFKSALLYLEDFSADDLLIQARAYSLMGDANMELENYSKAAELYKKAASYKENKQFSPRYLMKAALAYEYAENIEAAKESYETVINEYWDSSEVQNAKKYKARLEKSAS, encoded by the coding sequence ATGGCAAAGGGAAATAAACAAAAGGAACAAGAACATCATAACGATTTACTCGAGAATCCAGAGGCGTTAGCAGATCAGCTTTCAAAAACAGAGCAGTTTGTAGAAAACAACAAGACTTTAGTTTTAGGGATTGGAATTTTGCTACTTTTATTAGTAGGTGGGTATTTCGGTTTTGAAACTTACAAAAAATCTCAGAACGAGAAAGCTCAAAATGAGATGTTTCAGGCAATTTACTACTTTGAATCTGACAGTCTTGATCTTGCTTTGAATGGTGATGGAATCAATCTCGGTTTCAAAGACATTATTGATGAATACAGCATTACAAGTGCAGCTAATCTTGCGAACTTCTATGCTGGAGCAGCATATTTGAAGCAAGGTGATTTCAAAAGTGCACTACTCTATTTAGAAGACTTTAGCGCTGATGATTTACTGATTCAGGCAAGAGCGTATAGCCTTATGGGTGATGCTAATATGGAGTTAGAGAATTATTCTAAAGCTGCAGAACTTTACAAAAAGGCCGCTTCTTACAAAGAGAATAAACAATTCTCACCGAGATATTTAATGAAAGCAGCATTAGCTTATGAATATGCAGAAAATATTGAAGCTGCAAAAGAATCATACGAAACAGTAATAAATGAATACTGGGATTCTTCGGAAGTACAGAATGCCAAAAAATACAAAGCACGTTTAGAAAAATCTGCTTCCTAG
- the ribH gene encoding 6,7-dimethyl-8-ribityllumazine synthase yields the protein MSSSHKNLSDFSSKNVSDVSNKRFGILVSEWNSEVTDALYSGAFETLVANGVKRENIIKQYVPGSYELSLGAQWMAEKEDIDAVICLGCVIQGETRHFDFICSAVAHGLTNVSLKYNKPVIFGVLTPDTQKQALDRAGGKHGNKGDEAAITAIKMLGMNQ from the coding sequence ATGTCTTCTTCACATAAAAACTTAAGTGATTTCTCATCTAAAAATGTTTCTGATGTTTCTAATAAGCGATTCGGAATACTTGTTTCTGAATGGAACAGTGAAGTTACGGATGCACTATATTCTGGCGCTTTTGAGACACTAGTGGCCAACGGTGTGAAAAGAGAAAATATAATCAAACAATACGTTCCGGGTAGTTATGAGCTTTCATTGGGAGCTCAATGGATGGCAGAAAAAGAGGATATTGACGCAGTCATATGCCTTGGCTGTGTTATTCAAGGAGAGACGAGGCACTTTGATTTTATTTGTAGTGCAGTTGCTCATGGTTTAACCAATGTGAGTCTAAAATATAATAAGCCTGTGATTTTTGGAGTATTGACTCCTGATACTCAAAAGCAAGCTCTTGACAGAGCCGGTGGTAAGCACGGAAATAAAGGTGATGAAGCAGCTATTACTGCTATAAAAATGTTGGGTATGAATCAATAA